The genomic window GGATTGGTGCGTCCGTGACGCGTTGTTTCGCCGGCGTCGTGTACTGACGGTCAGTTGTTGACCTTCATCAGGATGCCAAGTACGACAATGCACGCGAACCACAGCAGACCGACCACGACGGTGATCCGGTCGAGGTTGCGCTCGGCGACCGAGGAGCCGCCGACGGAGGACTGCATGCCGCCACCGAACATGTCGGAGAGGCCGCCGCCCTTGCCCTT from Streptomyces sp. DSM 40750 includes these protein-coding regions:
- the secG gene encoding preprotein translocase subunit SecG, which produces MGFSIALIVFSLLMMLLVLMHKGKGGGLSDMFGGGMQSSVGGSSVAERNLDRITVVVGLLWFACIVVLGILMKVNN